A single genomic interval of Mangifera indica cultivar Alphonso chromosome 5, CATAS_Mindica_2.1, whole genome shotgun sequence harbors:
- the LOC123217134 gene encoding SURP and G-patch domain-containing protein 1-like protein — protein MEKGTPPSLFVNDGSFMERFKQLQQGKDKEKEREKGTSLVEEYKPVKIVSGTSTPKVSIRKPIVDIQKTNSAASGGKLAFSLKQKSKVVAPPVNFGADEDEDETDAENGSGDAPVKRQKLGQPEASEQSSKQVAVAPPSPSDPTVKKVADKLASFVAKHGRQFEHVTRQKNPGDTPFKFLYDESCADYKYYEYRLVEEEKALSQTMETQTPHSGGTSTSASKSTNVSQKSLQQQNYQIPASALYETAEEPKASLASTQAVSSGRPGNGESSGPPSADPIAMMEFYMKKAAQEEKRRQPKQSKDEMPPPPSLQGPPSKRGHHMGDYIPLEELEKFMVNCNDAAAQKAAKEAADRARIQADNIGHKLLSKMGWKEGEGLGSSKSGIADPITAGDIKTNHLGVGAHNPGEVTPDDDIYEQYKKRMMLGYRHRPNPMNNPRKAYY, from the exons ATGGAGAAAGGAACACCCCCTAGCCTTTTTGTTAATGATGGCTCCTTCATGGAGAGGTTTAAACAGCTTCAACAAGGCAAAGACAAGGAAAAGGAGCGGGAGAAAGGCACTTCATTAGTAGAGGAGTATAAACCTGTCAAGATTGTATCAGGGACTTCAACTCCTAAAGTATCTATAAGAAAACCCATTGTGGATATACAGAAGACCAACTCTGCTGCATCAGGCGGCAAACTTGCTTTCAGCTTGAAACAAAAGTCTAAGGTTGTGGCACCTCCTGTTAACTTTGGTGcagatgaggatgaagatgagaCTGATGCTGAAAATGGTTCAGGTGATGCTCCAGTGAAACGGCAGAAGTTGGGTCAGCCAGAGGCATCTGAGCAATCATCAAAACAAGTTGCAGTTG CACCACCTTCCCCAAGTGATCCTACTGTGAAGAAAGTTGCAGACAAATTGGCAAGTTTTGTTGCCAAACATGGAAGGCAATTTGAGCATGTAACGCGTCAAAAGAATCCAGGAGACACACCATTTAA ATTCCTTTATGATGAGAGTTGTGCAGACTACAAGTATTATGAATACCGACTTGTAGAAGAGGAAAAAGCTCTTTCACAGACCATGGAAACTCAGACGCCTCACAGTG GTGGTACAAGCACTTCAGCCTCTAAATCTACCAATGTTTCTCAAAAGTCTCTTCAACAGCAAAATTATCAAATCCCTGCCTCAGCTTTATATGAAACTGCTGAAGAGCCAAAAGCTTCTCTGGCTTCAACTCAAGCAGTTTCATCAGGAAGGCCTGGCAATG GTGAATCTAGTGGACCACCTAGTGCTGATCCTATAGCTATGATGGAATTTTACATGAAGAAGGCTGCTCAGGAAGAAAAAAGGAGACAGCCTAAACAGTCAAAGGATGAGATGCCCCCTCCTCCTTCCCTTCAAG GTCCACCTTCTAAAAGAGGTCATCACATGGGTGATTACATTCCACTAGAAGAGCTTGAGAAGTTCATGGTTAACTGTAATGATGCAGCTGCACAGAAAGCTGCAAAAGAGGCTGCAGATAGGGCAAGAATTCAGGCTGACAACATTGGCCATAAGCTTTTGTCCAAAATGGGTTGGAAAGAAG GTGAGGGCCTGGGGAGCTCCAAAAGTGGAATTGCCGATCCAATCACAGCAGGTGATATAAAGACAAACCATTTGGGGGTTGGTGCACATAATCCTGGGGAGGTAACTCCTGACGATGATATATATGAACAGTACAAGAAGCGAATGATGCTTGGCTACCGGCACAGACCAAATCCTATG AACAATCCCAGAAAA